In a genomic window of Saccharothrix sp. HUAS TT1:
- a CDS encoding lytic polysaccharide monooxygenase — MTARRWIALASAGAASLLIAALVNVVGPTTASAHGAMMTPGSRTFMCWKDGLTQQGNIQPKNPACSAAVSSGGTNALYNWFGVLRSDGAGRTSGFIPDGKLCSGGNPTFSGFDIARNDYPVTHLTAGANFSWTYNKWAAHPGTFHLYVTKDSWSPTRPLAWSDLESTPFHSVTNPANSGPVGSIDGKYYWNANLPSGKSGRHIIYSVWTRSDSAETFYNCSDVVFDGGNGQETGVGDGGGTTTTTTTTTTTSTTTSTSTTTTTPTTTTPNNPGDANCMAIYKITSAWSGGFQAEVELMNHSKSPYNGWTAKWDWANGQTITSLWSGVKSGSGSQVIVKNAAWNGTVGVEQSVKFGFTANFSGTNSLPTVTCTSP, encoded by the coding sequence GTGACGGCCCGACGATGGATCGCCTTGGCCTCGGCCGGTGCGGCAAGCTTGCTGATCGCCGCGCTCGTGAATGTGGTCGGCCCCACCACCGCGTCCGCGCACGGCGCGATGATGACGCCGGGCAGCCGGACCTTCATGTGCTGGAAGGACGGCCTCACCCAGCAGGGCAACATCCAGCCCAAGAACCCGGCCTGTTCCGCCGCGGTGTCGTCCGGCGGCACCAACGCGCTGTACAACTGGTTCGGCGTGCTGAGGTCCGACGGCGCCGGCCGCACCAGCGGCTTCATCCCCGACGGCAAGCTGTGCAGCGGCGGCAACCCGACGTTCTCCGGGTTCGACATCGCCCGCAACGACTACCCGGTCACCCACCTGACCGCCGGCGCGAACTTCTCCTGGACCTACAACAAGTGGGCCGCGCACCCCGGCACGTTCCACCTGTACGTCACCAAGGACAGCTGGAGCCCGACCCGGCCGCTGGCCTGGAGCGACCTGGAGAGCACGCCGTTCCACAGCGTCACCAACCCGGCGAACAGCGGCCCGGTGGGCAGCATCGACGGCAAGTACTACTGGAACGCGAACCTGCCCTCCGGCAAGTCCGGCCGCCACATCATCTACTCGGTGTGGACCCGCTCGGACAGCGCGGAGACGTTCTACAACTGCTCCGACGTCGTGTTCGACGGTGGCAACGGCCAGGAGACCGGTGTCGGCGACGGCGGCGGCACCACGACGACGACCACGACCACCACGACGACCAGCACCACCACGTCCACCAGCACCACCACCACGACCCCGACCACCACGACGCCGAACAACCCGGGTGACGCGAACTGCATGGCGATCTACAAGATCACCAGCGCGTGGTCCGGCGGCTTCCAGGCCGAGGTCGAGCTGATGAACCACAGCAAGAGCCCGTACAACGGCTGGACGGCCAAGTGGGACTGGGCCAACGGTCAGACCATCACCAGCCTCTGGAGCGGCGTGAAGTCCGGCTCCGGCTCGCAGGTGATCGTCAAGAACGCCGCGTGGAACGGCACTGTCGGCGTCGAGCAGTCGGTGAAGTTCGGCTTCACGGCCAACTTCTCCGGCACCAACTCGCTGCCGACGGTGACCTGCACCAGCCCCTGA
- a CDS encoding SRPBCC family protein, producing MAEFEHEQTIPVDARVVFDLARDVTAMEAWLPDGVQVERSGPERITGRVSVGDEIDEAEGYLAADVEQRRLEWGDLERAGYSGWLQVDEAGPGTSRVVLRLDVSGEHHAAVAGEAAEMADEQLAQALERLAALATQSVT from the coding sequence ATGGCTGAGTTCGAGCACGAGCAGACGATTCCGGTCGACGCGCGGGTGGTGTTCGACCTGGCCCGGGACGTGACCGCGATGGAGGCCTGGCTGCCGGACGGCGTGCAGGTCGAGCGGAGCGGGCCGGAGCGGATCACCGGGCGGGTGTCGGTCGGCGACGAGATCGACGAGGCCGAGGGCTACCTGGCGGCGGACGTCGAGCAGCGCCGGCTGGAGTGGGGCGACCTGGAGCGCGCCGGCTACTCGGGGTGGCTCCAGGTGGACGAGGCCGGTCCCGGCACGAGCCGGGTCGTGCTGCGCCTGGACGTGAGCGGCGAGCACCACGCGGCGGTCGCCGGCGAGGCGGCCGAGATGGCCGACGAACAGCTCGCGCAGGCGCTGGAACGGCTCGCAGCGCTGGCGACGCAAAGCGTGACGTGA
- a CDS encoding uridine kinase translates to MPSPAVHARAVLLAGPSGSGKSTLAAHLGLPVLRLDDFYREGDDPLLPRDEAGRPDWDAEGSWNTADALAAVVELATTGAVDAPVYELGEDRRVGCRTVTAPGLFIAEGLFADRLVAGCREAGVLADALVLAPNSVVTFARRFARDVAEARKPVPLLARRGLRLLREHPGVVRRCVDAGMRPVRPHRVDLASIGDRAPAAV, encoded by the coding sequence GTGCCGTCACCCGCCGTTCACGCGCGCGCCGTCCTGCTCGCCGGCCCCTCGGGCTCGGGCAAGTCCACCCTCGCCGCCCACCTCGGCCTGCCCGTGCTGCGCCTCGACGACTTCTACCGCGAAGGCGACGACCCGCTGCTGCCGCGCGACGAGGCGGGCCGCCCCGACTGGGACGCCGAGGGCTCCTGGAACACCGCCGACGCCCTCGCCGCCGTGGTCGAGCTGGCCACCACCGGCGCCGTCGACGCGCCCGTGTACGAGCTCGGCGAGGACCGCCGGGTCGGCTGCCGGACGGTGACCGCGCCCGGCCTGTTCATCGCCGAGGGCCTGTTCGCCGACCGGCTGGTCGCCGGCTGCCGCGAGGCAGGTGTGCTGGCCGACGCCCTCGTGCTCGCGCCCAACTCCGTCGTCACCTTCGCCCGCCGGTTCGCCCGGGACGTGGCCGAGGCGCGCAAGCCGGTGCCGCTGCTGGCCCGTCGCGGCCTGCGGTTGCTGCGCGAGCACCCTGGCGTGGTGCGGCGCTGCGTGGACGCGGGCATGCGCCCGGTCCGACCGCACCGGGTGGACCTGGCCTCGATCGGGGACAGGGCGCCCGCGGCGGTGTAG